In one Streptomyces marincola genomic region, the following are encoded:
- a CDS encoding DUF7059 domain-containing protein, which produces MSIPRLPEPGPGTTRLRQALLAASFTPEGLRDRLGGPAEAALARGERVPARRALRGADDAPAVLTRLFLLREPVVTRAAEGALPLDAAVEDGWLERDGDEVRATVDVRPYAADPGRDWWIVSDARPGPGAPGSPGRDVVLGAGGASATLAGLTARRPVDRALDLGSGCGVQTLHATTHARSVTATDVNPRALRMTALTLALSGAPAAELREGSLYEPLERGRSAPARPGPSPGPRPGPGPVFSEADRAGGLRDEAESAGFGLIVSNPPFVISPAAPGAGLTYRDGGLAGDELCRRLVAGSAAHLADGGLCQVLANWEHVSGEDWRERVAAWVPPDCDAWIVQREVQDVAEYAELWLRDAGAHRGDPAAYEAAYDAWLAEFAARGTEAVGFGWIAVRRRSGAGHGDHRVEDWPHAVAQPLGDSVWAHFEQRDFLREHDDAALLRARYVLADDVVQEQIGTPGDEDPEHVVLRRRQGMMAARAMDTVGAGFAGSCDGTLPAGTILDAIAQLIGEDAVALRDRSGEWLRPLVEQGFLRPAR; this is translated from the coding sequence GTGAGCATTCCCCGTCTCCCCGAGCCAGGCCCCGGCACCACCCGGCTGCGCCAGGCCCTGCTGGCCGCCTCGTTCACGCCCGAGGGACTGCGCGACCGCCTCGGCGGGCCCGCCGAGGCCGCGCTCGCCCGCGGCGAACGCGTGCCCGCGCGGCGCGCCCTCCGCGGCGCCGACGACGCGCCGGCCGTGCTGACGCGCCTGTTCCTGCTGCGCGAGCCGGTCGTGACCCGCGCGGCCGAGGGCGCACTGCCGCTCGACGCGGCGGTCGAGGACGGCTGGCTCGAACGGGACGGCGACGAGGTGCGCGCGACCGTGGACGTGCGCCCCTACGCGGCGGACCCCGGCCGCGACTGGTGGATCGTCTCGGACGCCCGCCCCGGCCCCGGCGCGCCGGGTTCGCCCGGCCGGGACGTCGTGCTGGGAGCCGGCGGCGCCTCCGCGACGCTGGCCGGGCTGACCGCGCGGCGGCCGGTCGACCGCGCCCTCGACCTCGGGTCCGGTTGCGGCGTCCAGACGCTGCACGCCACCACGCACGCGCGGTCCGTGACCGCCACCGACGTGAACCCGCGCGCCCTACGCATGACGGCGCTCACCCTGGCGCTGTCCGGTGCCCCGGCCGCCGAACTGCGCGAGGGCTCGCTGTACGAGCCGCTGGAACGCGGCCGGTCCGCGCCGGCCCGCCCAGGGCCGAGTCCCGGCCCAAGGCCCGGCCCCGGCCCGGTCTTCAGCGAAGCCGACCGCGCCGGTGGGCTCCGGGACGAGGCCGAGAGCGCCGGCTTCGGGCTCATCGTCTCCAACCCGCCGTTCGTCATCTCGCCGGCCGCGCCGGGCGCCGGCCTGACCTACCGCGACGGCGGGCTGGCGGGTGACGAGCTGTGCCGGCGCCTCGTGGCGGGTTCCGCCGCGCACCTCGCCGACGGCGGTCTGTGCCAGGTGCTGGCGAACTGGGAGCACGTCTCCGGCGAGGACTGGCGCGAACGCGTCGCCGCCTGGGTGCCGCCGGACTGCGACGCGTGGATCGTTCAGCGCGAGGTGCAGGATGTCGCCGAGTACGCCGAGCTGTGGCTGCGCGACGCCGGCGCGCACCGGGGCGACCCGGCCGCGTACGAGGCGGCGTACGACGCGTGGCTGGCGGAGTTCGCGGCGCGCGGCACCGAGGCGGTCGGCTTCGGGTGGATCGCGGTGCGGCGGCGTTCCGGGGCCGGGCACGGGGACCACCGCGTCGAGGACTGGCCGCACGCCGTCGCCCAGCCGCTCGGCGACAGCGTGTGGGCGCACTTCGAGCAGCGGGACTTCCTGCGGGAGCACGATGACGCCGCGTTGCTGCGCGCCCGGTACGTGCTGGCCGACGATGTCGTCCAGGAGCAGATCGGCACGCCGGGCGATGAGGACCCCGAGCACGTCGTCCTGCGCCGGCGGCAGGGCATGATGGCCGCCCGTGCCATGGATACGGTGGGCGCGGGTTTCGCAGGCAGCTGTGACGGAACACTCCCCGCCGGAACGATCCTCGACGCGATCGCGCAACTCATCGGAGAGGACGCCGTCGCGTTGCGTGACAGGTCGGGGGAGTGGCTGCGGCCACTCGTTGAGCAGGGATTTCTGCGTCCCGCGCGGTGA
- a CDS encoding small secreted protein codes for MNKKLAVTLSGGAALLLTLTACGGGDSTEEADRWAASVCDGLQPQVERIQSAYSAIAEVSEGNRAPEEVQEADSQAYGEISAAYSEIAGVVEEAGEPPVDDGERVRDDAVAALNDLSSSFGELKEQVDALDTSDQSAFAEGLGEIVPRLEELGQSGNDALNELEAGELGEALGRQEGCRAASPAPDGDGAGGDAEGESGEAPEDEQGEQGEEQDEAGGAGDEGQ; via the coding sequence GTGAACAAGAAGCTCGCGGTGACACTGTCGGGTGGTGCGGCGCTCCTCCTCACGCTGACGGCGTGCGGTGGCGGGGACAGCACCGAGGAGGCCGACCGCTGGGCCGCCTCCGTGTGCGACGGCCTTCAGCCGCAGGTGGAACGCATCCAGTCCGCGTACTCCGCCATCGCCGAGGTCAGCGAGGGCAACCGGGCACCCGAGGAGGTCCAGGAGGCCGACTCGCAGGCGTACGGCGAGATCTCCGCCGCCTACTCCGAGATCGCCGGCGTGGTCGAGGAGGCGGGCGAGCCGCCGGTCGACGACGGGGAACGCGTGCGCGACGACGCGGTCGCCGCGCTCAACGACCTCTCCTCGTCGTTCGGCGAGCTGAAGGAGCAGGTCGACGCGCTGGACACGTCCGACCAGTCGGCGTTCGCCGAGGGCCTCGGGGAGATCGTCCCGCGCCTTGAGGAGCTCGGGCAGAGCGGCAACGACGCGCTGAATGAGCTGGAGGCCGGTGAACTGGGCGAGGCACTCGGCCGCCAGGAGGGCTGCCGGGCCGCCTCCCCCGCGCCGGACGGCGACGGTGCCGGGGGCGACGCGGAGGGCGAGTCCGGCGAGGCGCCGGAAGACGAGCAGGGCGAGCAGGGCGAGGAGCAGGACGAGGCCGGCGGCGCCGGCGACGAGGGGCAGTGA